Proteins from a single region of Strix uralensis isolate ZFMK-TIS-50842 chromosome 12, bStrUra1, whole genome shotgun sequence:
- the RIPOR1 gene encoding rho family-interacting cell polarization regulator 1 isoform X2 — translation MPGPSMVCGKVTAWLRGGGERSTGGMPASGQAGRPSRSHSTMSLSVRPQRRVLVTKINRSQSFAGVNSTADRPFRNLSPFTPTVSRKTGSRVSRMFSMSHKSPPPKVPQPNRLDEVYEALKKGLTAYLEVHQLELEKLSTQIRESKRNSRLGFLYDLDKQVKSIERFLRRLEFHASKIDELYEAYCIQRRLRDGAHNMVKAYSTGSPGSREARESLAEASKGYKEYTENMCLLENELESQLGEFHVRMKGLAGFARLCAGDQYEIFMKYGRQRWKLRGRIEVNSKQVWDSEEMVFLPLVTEFLSIKVTELKSLANHVVVGNVSCETKDLFAALPQVVAVDINDLGTLKLSLEVTWNPFDKDDQPSAASTVNKASTVNKRFSTYNQSPPDTPSLREQAFYSPGQAANKNGWSLLDIFRETLFEKLSQGCSCSDVSSAELRRWPQQGRNMLRRQEELENGTAWSISSESSDDSSSPQLSGSARHAAHKPIVQPEVQASAPAIEISFSQQPEEAGAGPGASGVSVPPAGSQPEEPGSRKKDAVANGHVPYSRTLSHISEASVDATMEAKAAESPWEPAPSPEDTGTGKQDVDPLPSASVAAATAGQDRGAEAKPRATVAWATTCEVEASGAELVQSQAPAQGGTRIPVALAQASAEERPVPAPPLPAAIPEVPRGKVVDSGLEEAIGLLGSALEDYRGQFPELQPLERELKRLEEMLLQKQGVFLSRASSISLTVEHALESFSFLNTSDMEDSEGSEEEPLQDERRAGRPRRGSRAPSTGETGADDTGMCSGSEASTDPMSTGNEFLDKALVLHLNNCNRLLLKLGTFGPLRCREMYALDRLLREAQVLEIVCQLTEERAGAAGSAAEVVQFSTRKEGVLPLWDHCVEVPNIYTCPVERFLQVLSTQYAAPISERHPGLADVVCVKLVEDVLDRRLPRRPGSTQSEQVTIFQYWSHFESLSALVLDTYMMELTEEALLAQNLNSDDQDVVLRALKRIPEARLKKEGLKALSLLLVEGNSKVVSAVSAQLRSLAENPRFRQRALVCYLEQLEDEEMQTRVAGCAALGCLKAKESIEQLVYLCQTDKEPVREAAKQSLMLCGEDGKSAHRRLEETLDSLPRIFAPASMASTAF, via the exons ATGCCTGGCCCCAGCATGGTGTGCGGGAAGGTGACGGCAtggctgcggggcggcggggagcgcaGCACCGGGGGGATGCCCGCCAGCGGCCAAGCAG GGAGGCCCTCCAGGTCACACTCAACGATGTCACTGTCTGTGCGCCCACAGCGCCGAGTCCTTGTCACCAAGATCAATAGGAGCCAGTCCTTTGCTGGAGTGAACTCGACGGCCGACCGGCCCTTCAG GAACCTCTCACCCTTCACCCCCACTGTCTCCCGCAAGACTGGCTCCAGGGTCAGTAGGATGTTTTCAATGTCCCACAAATCCCCACCACCCAAGGTGCCTCAGCCCAACCGCCTGGATGAGGTGTATGAAGCTCTCAAGAAGGGCCTGAC AGCCTACCTGGAGGTGCAccagctggagctggagaagctCAGCACACAGATCCGTGAGTCCAAGAGGAATTCGCGCCTG ggCTTTCTCTACGATCTGGATAAG CAAGTGAAGTCAATTGAGCGTTTCCTGCGTCGCCTGGAGTTTCATGCTAGCAAG ATAGATGAACTCTACGAGGCTTATTGCATCCAGCGACGGCTCCGCGATGGAGCCCACAACATGGTCAAGGCTTACAGCACGGGCTCGCCGGGCAGCCGAGAGGCACGCGAGAGCCTGGCTGAGGCCAGCAAGGGCTACAAGGAGTACACAGAG AACATGTGCCTGTTGGAGAATGAGCTGGAGAGCCAGCTGGGCGAGTTCCATGTCAGGATGAAAG GACTGGCAGGCTTTGCCCGGCTCTGTGCTGGTGACCAGTATGAG ATCTTCATGAAATATGGCCGGCAGCGCTGGAAGCTGCGGGGGCGCATCGAGGTGAACAGCAAGCAGGTGTGGGACAGCGAGGAAATGGTTTTCTTGCCCCTCGTCACTGAGTTCCTCTCCATCAAG gTGACGGAGCTAAAGAGCCTGGCCAACCATGTTGTGGTGGGCAATGTGTCCTGCGAGACCAAGGACCTCtttgcagctctgccccaggTAGTGGCTGTGGATATCAACGACTTGGGCACCCTCAAACTCAGCCTGGAGGTGACCTGGAA ccccttcgACAAGGATGACCAGCCCTCGGCAGCCAGCACCGTCAACAAGGCCTCCACAGTGAACAAGAGGTTCTCCACCTACAACCAGAGCCCGCCTGACACGCCATCCCTGCGGGAACAGGCTTTCTAC AGCCCGGGGCAGGCAGCCAACAAGAATGGTTGGTCCTTGCTGGACATCTTTCGGGAGACACTCTTCGAGAAGCTGTCtcagggctgctcctgcagcgACGTCTCCTCGGCCGAGCTCAGGAGATGGCCGCAGCAGGGCCGC AACATGTTGCGGcgccaggaggagctggagaacGGCACAGCCTGGTCCATCTCCTCCGAGTCCTCGGACGACTCCTCCAGCCCCCAGCTGTCTGGCAGCGCCCGCCATGCCGCGCACAAGCCCATCGTGCAGCCCGAGGTGCAGGCCTCTGCCCCCGCCATCGAGATCTCCTTCTCCCAGCAGCCggaggaggctggggcagggcccgGGGCCAGCGGCGTCAGTGTGCCCCCCGCCGGGAGTCAGCCAGAGGAGCCAGGCAGCCGTAAGAAGGATGCGGTGGCCAACGGGCACGTACCCTACTCCCGGACTCTGAGCCACATCAGTGAGGCCAGCGTGGATGCCACGATGGAGGCCAAGGCTGCAGAGAGCCCCTGGGAGCCCGCGCCCAGCCCCGAGGACACAGGGACGGGCAAGCAGGACGTGGACCCCCTCCCCAGCGCCTCGGTGGCAGCCGCCACagcagggcaggacaggggtgctgaGGCCAAGCCCCGGGCCACCGTGGCGTGGGCCACCACCTGCGAGGTGGAGGCCAGCGGGGCTgagctggtgcagagccaggCACCGGCACAGGGTGGCACCAGGATCCCGGTAGCGCTGGCACAAGCCTCTGCGGAGGAAAGGCCCGTCCCGGCTCCACCACTGCCTGCTGCCATCCCCGAGGTGCCACGGGGGAAGGTGGTGGATTCGGGTCTGGAGGAGGCCATCGGTCTCCTGGGCTCGGCCCTGGAAGACTATCGGGGGCAGTTCCCGGAGCTGCAGCCCCTTGAACGGGAGCTCAAGCGcctggaggagatgctgctg CAGAAGCAGGGTGTCTTCCTCAGCCGAGCCTCCAGCATCAGCCTGACAGTGGAACATGCGCTGGAGAGCTTCAGCTTCCTCAACACCTCTGACATGGAAGACTCGGAGGGCTCCGAGGAGGAGCCTCTCCAAGATGAGAG GAGGGCCGGCAGACCCCGGCGCGGCAGCAGAGCTCCCAGCACCGGCGAGACGGGAGCAGATGACACCGGAATGTGCAGTGGCTCCGAGGCCAGCACCGACCCCATGAGCACCGGCAACGAGTTCCTGGATAAGGCTCTGGTGCTTCACCTCAACAACTGcaaccgcctgctgctg AAACTGGGCACCTTCGGTCCACTGCGGTGCCGAGAGATGTATGCCCTGGACAGGCTGCTGCGGGAGGCGCAGGTGCTGGAGATCGTGTGCCAGCTGACGGAGGAGCGAGCAGGAGCAGCCGGCTCTGCCGCAGAAG TGGTGCAGTTCTCGACACGGAAGGAGGGCGTGCTGCCCCTCTGGGACCACTGCGTGGAGGTGCCCAACATCTACACCTGCCCTGTGGAGCGGTTCCTgcaggtgctcagcacccagTATGCAGCACCCATCAGTGAGCGGCACCCTGGCCTGGCTGATGTCG TGTGTGTGAAACTGGTGGAGGATGTGCTGGATCGGCGGCTGCCCCGGCGACCTGGCAGCACCCAGAGTGAGCAGGTCACCATCTTCCAGTACTGGAGCCACTTTGAGTCACTCAGCGCCCTGGTGCTTGACACCTACATGATGGAGCTGACAGAGGAAG CGTTGCTGGCGCAGAACCTCAACTCGGACGACCAGGACGTGGTGCTGCGTGCCCTGAAGCGCATACCCGAGGCTCGCCTGAAGAAAGAGGGACTGAAAGCGCTGAGCCTGCTCCTCGTGGAGGGCAACAGCAAGGTGGTGAGCGCCGTGTCAGCCCAGCTCCGCAGCCTGGCAGAAAACCCCCGCTTCCGCCAACGG GCTCTCGTGTGCTACCTGGAGCAGCTGGAGGATGAGGAGATGCAGACGCGCGTGGCAGGGTGTGCGGCGCTGGGCTGCCTGAAG GCCAAGGAGAGCATCGAGCAGCTGGTTTACCTGTGCCAAACCGACAAGGAGCCTGTGCGGGAGGCAGCCAAGCAGAGCCTGATGCTGTGCG GGGAAGATGGTAAATCAGCTCACCGGCGGCTGGAGGAGACCCTGGACAGCCTCCCGAGGATCTTTGCACCAGCCAGCATGGCCAGTACAGCTTTCTGA
- the RIPOR1 gene encoding rho family-interacting cell polarization regulator 1 isoform X4, with translation MNGKQKGRPSRSHSTMSLSVRPQRRVLVTKINRSQSFAGVNSTADRPFRNLSPFTPTVSRKTGSRVSRMFSMSHKSPPPKVPQPNRLDEVYEALKKGLTAYLEVHQLELEKLSTQIRESKRNSRLGFLYDLDKQVKSIERFLRRLEFHASKIDELYEAYCIQRRLRDGAHNMVKAYSTGSPGSREARESLAEASKGYKEYTENMCLLENELESQLGEFHVRMKGLAGFARLCAGDQYEIFMKYGRQRWKLRGRIEVNSKQVWDSEEMVFLPLVTEFLSIKVTELKSLANHVVVGNVSCETKDLFAALPQVVAVDINDLGTLKLSLEVTWNPFDKDDQPSAASTVNKASTVNKRFSTYNQSPPDTPSLREQAFYSPGQAANKNGWSLLDIFRETLFEKLSQGCSCSDVSSAELRRWPQQGRNMLRRQEELENGTAWSISSESSDDSSSPQLSGSARHAAHKPIVQPEVQASAPAIEISFSQQPEEAGAGPGASGVSVPPAGSQPEEPGSRKKDAVANGHVPYSRTLSHISEASVDATMEAKAAESPWEPAPSPEDTGTGKQDVDPLPSASVAAATAGQDRGAEAKPRATVAWATTCEVEASGAELVQSQAPAQGGTRIPVALAQASAEERPVPAPPLPAAIPEVPRGKVVDSGLEEAIGLLGSALEDYRGQFPELQPLERELKRLEEMLLQKQGVFLSRASSISLTVEHALESFSFLNTSDMEDSEGSEEEPLQDERRAGRPRRGSRAPSTGETGADDTGMCSGSEASTDPMSTGNEFLDKALVLHLNNCNRLLLKLGTFGPLRCREMYALDRLLREAQVLEIVCQLTEERAGAAGSAAEVVQFSTRKEGVLPLWDHCVEVPNIYTCPVERFLQVLSTQYAAPISERHPGLADVVCVKLVEDVLDRRLPRRPGSTQSEQVTIFQYWSHFESLSALVLDTYMMELTEEALLAQNLNSDDQDVVLRALKRIPEARLKKEGLKALSLLLVEGNSKVVSAVSAQLRSLAENPRFRQRALVCYLEQLEDEEMQTRVAGCAALGCLKAKESIEQLVYLCQTDKEPVREAAKQSLMLCGEDGKSAHRRLEETLDSLPRIFAPASMASTAF, from the exons ATGAACGGCAAACAGAAAG GGAGGCCCTCCAGGTCACACTCAACGATGTCACTGTCTGTGCGCCCACAGCGCCGAGTCCTTGTCACCAAGATCAATAGGAGCCAGTCCTTTGCTGGAGTGAACTCGACGGCCGACCGGCCCTTCAG GAACCTCTCACCCTTCACCCCCACTGTCTCCCGCAAGACTGGCTCCAGGGTCAGTAGGATGTTTTCAATGTCCCACAAATCCCCACCACCCAAGGTGCCTCAGCCCAACCGCCTGGATGAGGTGTATGAAGCTCTCAAGAAGGGCCTGAC AGCCTACCTGGAGGTGCAccagctggagctggagaagctCAGCACACAGATCCGTGAGTCCAAGAGGAATTCGCGCCTG ggCTTTCTCTACGATCTGGATAAG CAAGTGAAGTCAATTGAGCGTTTCCTGCGTCGCCTGGAGTTTCATGCTAGCAAG ATAGATGAACTCTACGAGGCTTATTGCATCCAGCGACGGCTCCGCGATGGAGCCCACAACATGGTCAAGGCTTACAGCACGGGCTCGCCGGGCAGCCGAGAGGCACGCGAGAGCCTGGCTGAGGCCAGCAAGGGCTACAAGGAGTACACAGAG AACATGTGCCTGTTGGAGAATGAGCTGGAGAGCCAGCTGGGCGAGTTCCATGTCAGGATGAAAG GACTGGCAGGCTTTGCCCGGCTCTGTGCTGGTGACCAGTATGAG ATCTTCATGAAATATGGCCGGCAGCGCTGGAAGCTGCGGGGGCGCATCGAGGTGAACAGCAAGCAGGTGTGGGACAGCGAGGAAATGGTTTTCTTGCCCCTCGTCACTGAGTTCCTCTCCATCAAG gTGACGGAGCTAAAGAGCCTGGCCAACCATGTTGTGGTGGGCAATGTGTCCTGCGAGACCAAGGACCTCtttgcagctctgccccaggTAGTGGCTGTGGATATCAACGACTTGGGCACCCTCAAACTCAGCCTGGAGGTGACCTGGAA ccccttcgACAAGGATGACCAGCCCTCGGCAGCCAGCACCGTCAACAAGGCCTCCACAGTGAACAAGAGGTTCTCCACCTACAACCAGAGCCCGCCTGACACGCCATCCCTGCGGGAACAGGCTTTCTAC AGCCCGGGGCAGGCAGCCAACAAGAATGGTTGGTCCTTGCTGGACATCTTTCGGGAGACACTCTTCGAGAAGCTGTCtcagggctgctcctgcagcgACGTCTCCTCGGCCGAGCTCAGGAGATGGCCGCAGCAGGGCCGC AACATGTTGCGGcgccaggaggagctggagaacGGCACAGCCTGGTCCATCTCCTCCGAGTCCTCGGACGACTCCTCCAGCCCCCAGCTGTCTGGCAGCGCCCGCCATGCCGCGCACAAGCCCATCGTGCAGCCCGAGGTGCAGGCCTCTGCCCCCGCCATCGAGATCTCCTTCTCCCAGCAGCCggaggaggctggggcagggcccgGGGCCAGCGGCGTCAGTGTGCCCCCCGCCGGGAGTCAGCCAGAGGAGCCAGGCAGCCGTAAGAAGGATGCGGTGGCCAACGGGCACGTACCCTACTCCCGGACTCTGAGCCACATCAGTGAGGCCAGCGTGGATGCCACGATGGAGGCCAAGGCTGCAGAGAGCCCCTGGGAGCCCGCGCCCAGCCCCGAGGACACAGGGACGGGCAAGCAGGACGTGGACCCCCTCCCCAGCGCCTCGGTGGCAGCCGCCACagcagggcaggacaggggtgctgaGGCCAAGCCCCGGGCCACCGTGGCGTGGGCCACCACCTGCGAGGTGGAGGCCAGCGGGGCTgagctggtgcagagccaggCACCGGCACAGGGTGGCACCAGGATCCCGGTAGCGCTGGCACAAGCCTCTGCGGAGGAAAGGCCCGTCCCGGCTCCACCACTGCCTGCTGCCATCCCCGAGGTGCCACGGGGGAAGGTGGTGGATTCGGGTCTGGAGGAGGCCATCGGTCTCCTGGGCTCGGCCCTGGAAGACTATCGGGGGCAGTTCCCGGAGCTGCAGCCCCTTGAACGGGAGCTCAAGCGcctggaggagatgctgctg CAGAAGCAGGGTGTCTTCCTCAGCCGAGCCTCCAGCATCAGCCTGACAGTGGAACATGCGCTGGAGAGCTTCAGCTTCCTCAACACCTCTGACATGGAAGACTCGGAGGGCTCCGAGGAGGAGCCTCTCCAAGATGAGAG GAGGGCCGGCAGACCCCGGCGCGGCAGCAGAGCTCCCAGCACCGGCGAGACGGGAGCAGATGACACCGGAATGTGCAGTGGCTCCGAGGCCAGCACCGACCCCATGAGCACCGGCAACGAGTTCCTGGATAAGGCTCTGGTGCTTCACCTCAACAACTGcaaccgcctgctgctg AAACTGGGCACCTTCGGTCCACTGCGGTGCCGAGAGATGTATGCCCTGGACAGGCTGCTGCGGGAGGCGCAGGTGCTGGAGATCGTGTGCCAGCTGACGGAGGAGCGAGCAGGAGCAGCCGGCTCTGCCGCAGAAG TGGTGCAGTTCTCGACACGGAAGGAGGGCGTGCTGCCCCTCTGGGACCACTGCGTGGAGGTGCCCAACATCTACACCTGCCCTGTGGAGCGGTTCCTgcaggtgctcagcacccagTATGCAGCACCCATCAGTGAGCGGCACCCTGGCCTGGCTGATGTCG TGTGTGTGAAACTGGTGGAGGATGTGCTGGATCGGCGGCTGCCCCGGCGACCTGGCAGCACCCAGAGTGAGCAGGTCACCATCTTCCAGTACTGGAGCCACTTTGAGTCACTCAGCGCCCTGGTGCTTGACACCTACATGATGGAGCTGACAGAGGAAG CGTTGCTGGCGCAGAACCTCAACTCGGACGACCAGGACGTGGTGCTGCGTGCCCTGAAGCGCATACCCGAGGCTCGCCTGAAGAAAGAGGGACTGAAAGCGCTGAGCCTGCTCCTCGTGGAGGGCAACAGCAAGGTGGTGAGCGCCGTGTCAGCCCAGCTCCGCAGCCTGGCAGAAAACCCCCGCTTCCGCCAACGG GCTCTCGTGTGCTACCTGGAGCAGCTGGAGGATGAGGAGATGCAGACGCGCGTGGCAGGGTGTGCGGCGCTGGGCTGCCTGAAG GCCAAGGAGAGCATCGAGCAGCTGGTTTACCTGTGCCAAACCGACAAGGAGCCTGTGCGGGAGGCAGCCAAGCAGAGCCTGATGCTGTGCG GGGAAGATGGTAAATCAGCTCACCGGCGGCTGGAGGAGACCCTGGACAGCCTCCCGAGGATCTTTGCACCAGCCAGCATGGCCAGTACAGCTTTCTGA
- the RIPOR1 gene encoding rho family-interacting cell polarization regulator 1 isoform X7 codes for MNGKQKGRPSRSHSTMSLSVRPQRRVLVTKINRSQSFAGVNSTADRPFRNLSPFTPTVSRKTGSRVSRMFSMSHKSPPPKVPQPNRLDEVYEALKKGLTAYLEVHQLELEKLSTQIRESKRNSRLGFLYDLDKQVKSIERFLRRLEFHASKIDELYEAYCIQRRLRDGAHNMVKAYSTGSPGSREARESLAEASKGYKEYTENMCLLENELESQLGEFHVRMKGLAGFARLCAGDQYEIFMKYGRQRWKLRGRIEVNSKQVWDSEEMVFLPLVTEFLSIKVTELKSLANHVVVGNVSCETKDLFAALPQVVAVDINDLGTLKLSLEVTWNPFDKDDQPSAASTVNKASTVNKRFSTYNQSPPDTPSLREQAFYNMLRRQEELENGTAWSISSESSDDSSSPQLSGSARHAAHKPIVQPEVQASAPAIEISFSQQPEEAGAGPGASGVSVPPAGSQPEEPGSRKKDAVANGHVPYSRTLSHISEASVDATMEAKAAESPWEPAPSPEDTGTGKQDVDPLPSASVAAATAGQDRGAEAKPRATVAWATTCEVEASGAELVQSQAPAQGGTRIPVALAQASAEERPVPAPPLPAAIPEVPRGKVVDSGLEEAIGLLGSALEDYRGQFPELQPLERELKRLEEMLLQKQGVFLSRASSISLTVEHALESFSFLNTSDMEDSEGSEEEPLQDERRAGRPRRGSRAPSTGETGADDTGMCSGSEASTDPMSTGNEFLDKALVLHLNNCNRLLLKLGTFGPLRCREMYALDRLLREAQVLEIVCQLTEERAGAAGSAAEVVQFSTRKEGVLPLWDHCVEVPNIYTCPVERFLQVLSTQYAAPISERHPGLADVVCVKLVEDVLDRRLPRRPGSTQSEQVTIFQYWSHFESLSALVLDTYMMELTEEALLAQNLNSDDQDVVLRALKRIPEARLKKEGLKALSLLLVEGNSKVVSAVSAQLRSLAENPRFRQRALVCYLEQLEDEEMQTRVAGCAALGCLKAKESIEQLVYLCQTDKEPVREAAKQSLMLCGEDGKSAHRRLEETLDSLPRIFAPASMASTAF; via the exons ATGAACGGCAAACAGAAAG GGAGGCCCTCCAGGTCACACTCAACGATGTCACTGTCTGTGCGCCCACAGCGCCGAGTCCTTGTCACCAAGATCAATAGGAGCCAGTCCTTTGCTGGAGTGAACTCGACGGCCGACCGGCCCTTCAG GAACCTCTCACCCTTCACCCCCACTGTCTCCCGCAAGACTGGCTCCAGGGTCAGTAGGATGTTTTCAATGTCCCACAAATCCCCACCACCCAAGGTGCCTCAGCCCAACCGCCTGGATGAGGTGTATGAAGCTCTCAAGAAGGGCCTGAC AGCCTACCTGGAGGTGCAccagctggagctggagaagctCAGCACACAGATCCGTGAGTCCAAGAGGAATTCGCGCCTG ggCTTTCTCTACGATCTGGATAAG CAAGTGAAGTCAATTGAGCGTTTCCTGCGTCGCCTGGAGTTTCATGCTAGCAAG ATAGATGAACTCTACGAGGCTTATTGCATCCAGCGACGGCTCCGCGATGGAGCCCACAACATGGTCAAGGCTTACAGCACGGGCTCGCCGGGCAGCCGAGAGGCACGCGAGAGCCTGGCTGAGGCCAGCAAGGGCTACAAGGAGTACACAGAG AACATGTGCCTGTTGGAGAATGAGCTGGAGAGCCAGCTGGGCGAGTTCCATGTCAGGATGAAAG GACTGGCAGGCTTTGCCCGGCTCTGTGCTGGTGACCAGTATGAG ATCTTCATGAAATATGGCCGGCAGCGCTGGAAGCTGCGGGGGCGCATCGAGGTGAACAGCAAGCAGGTGTGGGACAGCGAGGAAATGGTTTTCTTGCCCCTCGTCACTGAGTTCCTCTCCATCAAG gTGACGGAGCTAAAGAGCCTGGCCAACCATGTTGTGGTGGGCAATGTGTCCTGCGAGACCAAGGACCTCtttgcagctctgccccaggTAGTGGCTGTGGATATCAACGACTTGGGCACCCTCAAACTCAGCCTGGAGGTGACCTGGAA ccccttcgACAAGGATGACCAGCCCTCGGCAGCCAGCACCGTCAACAAGGCCTCCACAGTGAACAAGAGGTTCTCCACCTACAACCAGAGCCCGCCTGACACGCCATCCCTGCGGGAACAGGCTTTCTAC AACATGTTGCGGcgccaggaggagctggagaacGGCACAGCCTGGTCCATCTCCTCCGAGTCCTCGGACGACTCCTCCAGCCCCCAGCTGTCTGGCAGCGCCCGCCATGCCGCGCACAAGCCCATCGTGCAGCCCGAGGTGCAGGCCTCTGCCCCCGCCATCGAGATCTCCTTCTCCCAGCAGCCggaggaggctggggcagggcccgGGGCCAGCGGCGTCAGTGTGCCCCCCGCCGGGAGTCAGCCAGAGGAGCCAGGCAGCCGTAAGAAGGATGCGGTGGCCAACGGGCACGTACCCTACTCCCGGACTCTGAGCCACATCAGTGAGGCCAGCGTGGATGCCACGATGGAGGCCAAGGCTGCAGAGAGCCCCTGGGAGCCCGCGCCCAGCCCCGAGGACACAGGGACGGGCAAGCAGGACGTGGACCCCCTCCCCAGCGCCTCGGTGGCAGCCGCCACagcagggcaggacaggggtgctgaGGCCAAGCCCCGGGCCACCGTGGCGTGGGCCACCACCTGCGAGGTGGAGGCCAGCGGGGCTgagctggtgcagagccaggCACCGGCACAGGGTGGCACCAGGATCCCGGTAGCGCTGGCACAAGCCTCTGCGGAGGAAAGGCCCGTCCCGGCTCCACCACTGCCTGCTGCCATCCCCGAGGTGCCACGGGGGAAGGTGGTGGATTCGGGTCTGGAGGAGGCCATCGGTCTCCTGGGCTCGGCCCTGGAAGACTATCGGGGGCAGTTCCCGGAGCTGCAGCCCCTTGAACGGGAGCTCAAGCGcctggaggagatgctgctg CAGAAGCAGGGTGTCTTCCTCAGCCGAGCCTCCAGCATCAGCCTGACAGTGGAACATGCGCTGGAGAGCTTCAGCTTCCTCAACACCTCTGACATGGAAGACTCGGAGGGCTCCGAGGAGGAGCCTCTCCAAGATGAGAG GAGGGCCGGCAGACCCCGGCGCGGCAGCAGAGCTCCCAGCACCGGCGAGACGGGAGCAGATGACACCGGAATGTGCAGTGGCTCCGAGGCCAGCACCGACCCCATGAGCACCGGCAACGAGTTCCTGGATAAGGCTCTGGTGCTTCACCTCAACAACTGcaaccgcctgctgctg AAACTGGGCACCTTCGGTCCACTGCGGTGCCGAGAGATGTATGCCCTGGACAGGCTGCTGCGGGAGGCGCAGGTGCTGGAGATCGTGTGCCAGCTGACGGAGGAGCGAGCAGGAGCAGCCGGCTCTGCCGCAGAAG TGGTGCAGTTCTCGACACGGAAGGAGGGCGTGCTGCCCCTCTGGGACCACTGCGTGGAGGTGCCCAACATCTACACCTGCCCTGTGGAGCGGTTCCTgcaggtgctcagcacccagTATGCAGCACCCATCAGTGAGCGGCACCCTGGCCTGGCTGATGTCG TGTGTGTGAAACTGGTGGAGGATGTGCTGGATCGGCGGCTGCCCCGGCGACCTGGCAGCACCCAGAGTGAGCAGGTCACCATCTTCCAGTACTGGAGCCACTTTGAGTCACTCAGCGCCCTGGTGCTTGACACCTACATGATGGAGCTGACAGAGGAAG CGTTGCTGGCGCAGAACCTCAACTCGGACGACCAGGACGTGGTGCTGCGTGCCCTGAAGCGCATACCCGAGGCTCGCCTGAAGAAAGAGGGACTGAAAGCGCTGAGCCTGCTCCTCGTGGAGGGCAACAGCAAGGTGGTGAGCGCCGTGTCAGCCCAGCTCCGCAGCCTGGCAGAAAACCCCCGCTTCCGCCAACGG GCTCTCGTGTGCTACCTGGAGCAGCTGGAGGATGAGGAGATGCAGACGCGCGTGGCAGGGTGTGCGGCGCTGGGCTGCCTGAAG GCCAAGGAGAGCATCGAGCAGCTGGTTTACCTGTGCCAAACCGACAAGGAGCCTGTGCGGGAGGCAGCCAAGCAGAGCCTGATGCTGTGCG GGGAAGATGGTAAATCAGCTCACCGGCGGCTGGAGGAGACCCTGGACAGCCTCCCGAGGATCTTTGCACCAGCCAGCATGGCCAGTACAGCTTTCTGA